Proteins from one Niallia circulans genomic window:
- a CDS encoding ACT domain-containing protein, which yields MQQRRAVVSVIGKDQVGIISKVTTVISENNVNILDISQTILQDFFTMMMLVDITQKENLDELRQQLDQLGNELNLKINIQLEEIFQSMHRV from the coding sequence ATGCAGCAGCGACGTGCAGTTGTAAGTGTAATTGGCAAAGATCAAGTAGGAATAATCAGCAAAGTAACTACCGTGATTTCAGAAAATAATGTTAATATTTTAGATATTAGTCAAACCATTCTACAGGACTTTTTTACGATGATGATGTTAGTCGATATTACCCAGAAGGAAAATCTCGATGAATTGCGTCAACAGCTAGATCAACTTGGTAATGAGCTGAACTTAAAAATTAACATCCAGTTAGAAGAAATATTCCAATCCATGCACCGCGTCTAA